A window of Hymenobacter siberiensis genomic DNA:
GTACACGTACACGCCTTCGGCACGCTCGGCGTTGATGGGGTTCAGGCCCGTTTGCTTCGACCACGAGAAGAGCGTGTGGTCGAGGTTGTCGTGCAGGATTTGCGTGGGGTCGGGGGCGAGGATGGTTTCCATTTTCGTTGGTTCTATTTGAACGTCATGCCGAGCGCAGCCGAGGCATCTCGCGTGCTGTCGTTGTGGGCAATATCAGCCGCTCCAGGTTTGTAAATCTATCGGTTCCCAATTGGGATTAAGCGTATTGATTAGAAATTCCTTTTTGGCGCGGCTCCAGTTTTTGATTTGCTTTTCACGCGCAATTGCTTGGGTTGCATCAAGACTTATTTCAAACTAGATGAGCAAATTACACTGGTAGCGTCCCGTGAATTTGCCCCACTCCCCTAAGCCCTCACCATGCTCGTAAAGGCGGCGCTCCAGGTTGTTGGTAACGCCGGTATAGAGCACCGTCCGGGCCGGGTTGATGAGGATGTAAACGTAGAAGCTCATCTCATCAGGACGTCATGCCGAGCGCAGCCGAGGCATCTCGCTCGAAATCGTTGAACGATTGGTTTACTGCTGCACGCGAGATGCCTCGGCTGCGCTCGGCATGACGTTGTTTTTTAGCTCATCCAGTTCACCCGCGACTCCGGGTTCCACTTCGTCGTGGTCTTCTTGAGCTGCGTCCAAAACTCAATCGAGCTCTTCCCGGTGATATCGCAAGCGCCAAA
This region includes:
- a CDS encoding GIY-YIG nuclease family protein, yielding MSFYVYILINPARTVLYTGVTNNLERRLYEHGEGLGEWGKFTGRYQCNLLI